A region of Faecalibacterium taiwanense DNA encodes the following proteins:
- a CDS encoding DEAD/DEAH box helicase family protein: MAGITLRTARQVVPMIYAYTTPEIARHNGWTKIGYTEQSVDKRLKQQTHTADVLFHEEWRGNAVYDDGSGEVFTDHDFHAYLRKLNVENDRKNEWFHLDGEQSRRYFQDFRMNRGRVKLDAAIPYTLRKEQAEAVAQTKAYYQSHPGGEYLWNAKPRFGKTLSVYDFCKQVDAQTVLIVTNRPAIANSWYSDYVRFLGRESGYLFVSHVDALAGQPHVLDEQGYLDAAAQGEELYKRIEFVSLQDMKGSKYFGGEYDKLRHLTELNWDVLVIDEAHEGVDTYKTDLAFDRIHRRFTLHLSGTPFKALANDKFAGDAIFNWTYADEQAVKRNWQGEPGQQNPYANLPMLNLYTYQMSEIIRDEIRQGVEIDGETQEFAFDLNEFFKVKPSGSFEHEAEVDRFLDAMTTQNKFPFSTPELRAELKHTFWLLNRVDSARALAKKLQAHPVFRDYEVILAAGDGKLDDTDENQKSFDRVKAAIAHHEKTITLSVGQLTTGVTIPEWSAVLMLSNLKSPALYMQAAFRAQNPCLFHENGTFRRKENAYVFDFDPARTLLIYERFANDLSQDTASGKGDTEERKAHIQNLLNFFPVIGEDEEGEMIPLDAEKVLSIPRKIKSKEVVRMGFQSNFLFQNISNVFSAPQEVLDILQNFQPISEAKAKPIQITPETGADLSLNDKGEVDLDEGYVIGKAADVFGAKIYESTPALDTALQDLTDAPAPAKEEHLEPLKKSITKEIITPMVEQAKQEYGRDLKLSDQKRFESTAKAKMDVAVNKVVDNYRIDQSQLETQRTQQLQSCTTAQQRQQVNREFDAKQQQSTAALMETLQSTIQQAAQEMQQTIVRTVETNQKEQEKKGYEDTVRDHLRGFSRTIPSFLMAYGDETVTLANFDQIIPDKVFQEVTSITLEQFRFLRDGGPYINQTTGQEEHFAGHLFDPVVFDDSVKEFLNLKVKLADYFDESRTEDIFDYIPPQKTNQIFTPKWVVKKMVDLLEQENPGCFDDPGKTFLDPYMKSGLYITEIVKRLYRSEKMRQIFPDDNARLEHIFAKQVYGLAPTEIIYRIAISYILGFAKDHGITAHHIRQADTLEFAKAGTMERELDKIFRD; the protein is encoded by the coding sequence ATGGCTGGCATAACCCTGCGCACTGCCCGGCAGGTGGTGCCCATGATCTACGCCTATACCACCCCGGAAATTGCCCGGCACAACGGCTGGACGAAGATCGGCTACACCGAGCAGTCGGTGGACAAACGCCTGAAACAGCAGACCCACACCGCCGATGTGCTGTTCCACGAGGAGTGGCGGGGCAATGCCGTCTACGATGACGGCAGCGGTGAGGTGTTCACCGACCACGATTTCCACGCCTACCTCCGCAAGCTGAACGTGGAGAACGACCGCAAAAATGAGTGGTTCCATCTGGATGGGGAGCAGTCCCGGCGCTATTTTCAGGATTTCCGCATGAACCGGGGCAGGGTAAAGCTGGATGCCGCCATCCCCTACACTCTGCGGAAGGAGCAGGCAGAGGCCGTGGCGCAGACCAAAGCCTATTACCAGAGCCACCCCGGCGGGGAATACCTCTGGAACGCCAAGCCCCGCTTTGGCAAGACCCTCTCCGTCTACGACTTCTGCAAGCAGGTGGATGCACAGACGGTACTCATCGTCACCAACCGCCCCGCCATTGCCAATAGCTGGTACAGCGACTATGTGCGCTTTCTGGGCAGGGAGTCCGGCTATCTCTTCGTCAGCCATGTGGATGCCCTTGCCGGGCAGCCCCATGTGCTGGACGAGCAGGGCTATCTGGATGCCGCCGCGCAGGGCGAGGAACTGTATAAGCGCATTGAGTTCGTCAGCCTGCAGGATATGAAAGGCTCGAAATATTTCGGCGGCGAGTACGACAAGCTGCGCCACCTGACCGAGCTGAACTGGGATGTGCTGGTCATCGACGAAGCCCACGAGGGCGTGGATACCTACAAGACCGACCTTGCCTTTGACCGCATCCACCGCCGCTTCACGCTGCACCTGTCCGGCACGCCCTTCAAGGCGCTGGCGAACGATAAGTTTGCCGGGGATGCCATCTTCAACTGGACCTACGCCGACGAGCAGGCCGTCAAGCGGAACTGGCAGGGTGAACCGGGGCAGCAGAACCCCTATGCAAACCTCCCCATGCTCAACCTCTACACCTACCAGATGTCCGAGATCATCCGGGACGAGATCCGGCAGGGTGTAGAGATCGACGGCGAAACGCAGGAATTTGCCTTTGACCTGAACGAGTTCTTTAAGGTAAAGCCCAGCGGCAGCTTTGAGCACGAAGCCGAGGTGGACCGCTTTCTGGATGCCATGACCACCCAGAACAAATTTCCGTTTTCCACCCCGGAACTGCGTGCCGAGCTGAAACACACCTTCTGGCTGCTGAACCGGGTGGACAGCGCCAGAGCGCTGGCAAAAAAGCTGCAGGCGCACCCGGTATTCCGGGACTATGAGGTGATCCTTGCCGCCGGTGACGGCAAGCTGGACGACACGGACGAGAACCAGAAGAGCTTTGACCGGGTAAAAGCCGCCATCGCCCACCACGAAAAGACCATCACCCTGTCGGTGGGGCAGCTCACCACCGGCGTGACCATCCCGGAATGGTCGGCGGTGCTGATGCTCTCCAACCTGAAAAGCCCGGCGCTGTATATGCAAGCGGCGTTCCGTGCCCAGAACCCCTGCCTTTTCCATGAAAACGGCACCTTCCGCCGCAAAGAGAACGCCTATGTGTTCGATTTTGACCCCGCCCGCACCCTGCTGATCTACGAGCGGTTCGCCAACGACCTTTCACAGGACACCGCCAGCGGCAAGGGCGACACCGAGGAGCGCAAGGCGCACATCCAGAATCTGCTCAACTTCTTCCCGGTCATTGGTGAGGACGAGGAAGGGGAGATGATCCCGCTGGATGCAGAAAAAGTCCTCAGCATCCCCCGCAAGATCAAGTCCAAGGAAGTGGTGCGGATGGGCTTCCAGAGCAATTTCCTGTTCCAGAACATTTCCAACGTGTTCAGTGCCCCGCAGGAGGTGCTGGACATTCTGCAAAACTTCCAGCCCATCAGCGAAGCGAAAGCAAAGCCCATCCAGATCACCCCGGAGACCGGCGCAGACCTTTCCCTGAACGACAAGGGCGAGGTGGATTTGGACGAGGGCTACGTCATCGGCAAGGCGGCGGATGTGTTCGGGGCAAAAATTTACGAGAGCACCCCGGCGCTGGACACCGCCCTGCAAGACCTGACAGATGCTCCGGCTCCTGCCAAAGAAGAGCATCTGGAACCCCTGAAAAAGAGCATCACCAAGGAGATCATCACCCCCATGGTGGAGCAGGCAAAGCAAGAGTATGGCCGCGACCTGAAGCTGTCCGACCAGAAGCGGTTTGAGAGCACCGCCAAAGCCAAAATGGACGTGGCGGTGAACAAGGTGGTGGACAACTACCGCATCGACCAGAGCCAGTTGGAGACCCAGCGCACCCAGCAGCTGCAAAGCTGCACCACCGCCCAGCAGCGCCAGCAGGTGAACCGGGAGTTTGACGCAAAGCAGCAGCAGAGCACCGCCGCCCTGATGGAGACCTTGCAATCCACCATCCAGCAGGCAGCGCAGGAGATGCAGCAGACCATCGTGCGCACTGTGGAGACCAACCAGAAGGAGCAGGAGAAAAAGGGCTACGAGGACACCGTCCGTGACCATCTCCGGGGCTTCTCCCGCACCATCCCGTCCTTCCTCATGGCGTATGGCGACGAGACCGTGACACTGGCAAACTTTGATCAGATCATCCCGGACAAGGTCTTTCAGGAGGTCACCAGCATCACGCTGGAGCAGTTCCGCTTTTTGCGGGACGGCGGACCGTACATCAACCAGACTACCGGACAGGAGGAGCACTTTGCAGGCCACCTGTTCGACCCGGTGGTGTTTGACGATTCGGTGAAGGAGTTTTTGAACCTGAAGGTCAAGCTGGCGGATTACTTTGACGAGAGCCGCACCGAGGATATCTTCGATTACATCCCGCCCCAGAAAACCAACCAGATCTTCACCCCAAAGTGGGTGGTGAAAAAGATGGTGGACTTGCTGGAGCAGGAAAACCCCGGCTGCTTCGATGACCCCGGCAAGACCTTCCTGGACCCCTACATGAAGTCCGGCCTGTACATTACGGAAATCGTCAAGCGGCTCTACCGCAGCGAGAAGATGCGGCAAATCTTCCCGGACGATAACGCCCGGCTGGAACATATCTTTGCCAAGCAGGTCTATGGGCTTGCCCCGACAGAGATCATCTACCGCATTGCCATCAGCTATATTCTGGGCTTTGCAAAGGATCACGGCATCACTGCCCACCATATCCGTCAGGCGGATACGCTGGAATTTGCCAAGGCGGGCACCATGGAAAGGGAACTGGATAAGATCTTCAGAGATTGA